In one Elusimicrobiota bacterium genomic region, the following are encoded:
- a CDS encoding radical SAM protein, giving the protein MAQIFYLIKRVTRLIIKPFKEKIQVKSLIKEFVLLVKQFLHYNISSLPRSIHMELTSKCNLACKACYRTGVLKEYMNLNTTMTLSDLKKLIGKYDPKKVKSIVLSGGENLLHPDFFEALDILRDKFTKSLLLLATNGVILSNDKNKLEKVCKSSINSIQVSLHGATQETIDLLQKGINLQKVLEIIEFITKNSKINVSVNYVIQEENVNEISKFLDIVSEFNVKDVSLHPMNYAGHREDAVNYIDLWEKMNLEKILSNAYKKAKFLGINIWPFSTMCTSVFDVDVLTASGDVLPCWGQYLVKKYKIGNVFQQKPDEIRKSKEIKELKKSILSGRSNNEMCNSCWANGKKYI; this is encoded by the coding sequence ATGGCTCAAATATTTTATTTGATAAAAAGAGTTACACGCCTAATTATTAAGCCTTTTAAGGAAAAGATACAAGTAAAATCACTGATAAAAGAGTTCGTTCTTTTAGTGAAACAATTTCTCCATTATAACATTTCAAGCCTTCCCCGCAGTATTCATATGGAGTTAACAAGTAAATGTAACCTAGCCTGTAAAGCGTGTTACAGGACCGGCGTTTTGAAAGAATATATGAATTTAAACACAACTATGACGCTATCCGACCTTAAAAAGTTAATTGGAAAGTACGACCCAAAAAAAGTTAAATCCATTGTTTTGTCGGGAGGTGAAAACCTTCTTCACCCTGACTTTTTCGAAGCTTTGGATATATTGAGAGACAAATTTACAAAAAGCCTTCTTTTACTTGCAACTAATGGTGTTATTCTTTCGAATGATAAAAACAAATTGGAAAAAGTATGCAAATCTTCGATAAATTCTATCCAGGTTTCGCTTCATGGAGCAACACAGGAAACTATTGATTTATTGCAAAAAGGTATTAATTTACAAAAAGTTCTGGAAATAATTGAATTTATAACAAAAAATTCTAAAATAAATGTGTCTGTTAACTACGTAATTCAGGAAGAAAATGTAAACGAAATTTCAAAATTTCTTGATATAGTTTCGGAATTTAACGTCAAAGATGTTTCATTACATCCAATGAATTATGCCGGTCATAGAGAAGATGCAGTAAATTACATCGATTTATGGGAAAAAATGAATTTAGAAAAAATATTATCTAATGCCTATAAGAAAGCAAAATTTCTTGGTATAAATATTTGGCCCTTTAGCACTATGTGTACAAGTGTTTTTGATGTTGATGTTTTAACAGCCAGCGGCGATGTATTACCTTGCTGGGGACAGTATCTCGTTAAAAAATACAAAATTGGCAATGTTTTTCAGCAAAAGCCTGACGAAATACGTAAAAGTAAAGAAATTAAGGAATTAAAAAAATCGATTCTTTCGGGACGCAGCAATAACGAAATGTGCAATTCCTGCTGGGCTAATGGCAAAAAATATATATGA
- a CDS encoding glycosyltransferase family 4 protein, with amino-acid sequence MIIAINAINALAGAGISTLANLLPKIIEHDKNNKYIVLLSTKQFELRNTIPSGIQIIEVKYLPVNPYFRVVFEQLILPFYILFYKVDLLYSMANMTVLFAPCKIVMTIENSNPFSKIPIKWSLNNRSKNSLIKFLSWIFVRRVDIIRFVSNDSLVKISEELNINPNKCVMISHGCDFKFSKINQLNKTNNFILTVSAILPHKNLDRLIKAFAILFDKYNYRGNLVIIGDILDYSYYKTLLKTASDFSVAGKVELTGKITYNELSAFYREADAFVFTSIEETFGLPLLEAMTAGVPVAASDCDLNPSLKNKCFNPFKEICGDAIRYFDPFDQNNIAEEVSKILFNDVLKKELIEKGLSRAALFSWDKTAISLINVFNKLN; translated from the coding sequence ATGATCATTGCGATAAACGCTATAAATGCACTGGCTGGCGCAGGTATTTCTACATTAGCCAATCTTTTACCCAAAATTATAGAGCACGACAAAAATAACAAATATATAGTACTTTTATCTACAAAACAATTTGAATTAAGAAACACAATACCTTCAGGTATACAAATTATTGAAGTTAAATATCTTCCTGTAAATCCATACTTCAGAGTAGTGTTTGAGCAATTAATTCTTCCATTTTATATACTTTTTTACAAAGTTGATTTGCTTTATTCCATGGCTAATATGACTGTCTTATTTGCTCCTTGCAAAATTGTAATGACAATAGAAAACTCAAATCCATTTTCAAAAATACCTATAAAATGGTCCTTAAATAACAGAAGTAAAAACTCATTAATCAAATTTCTATCCTGGATTTTTGTCAGAAGAGTTGACATTATACGTTTTGTTTCAAACGACTCTTTAGTGAAAATATCTGAAGAATTAAACATAAATCCCAATAAATGTGTAATGATATCGCATGGATGTGATTTTAAATTCAGCAAAATAAATCAACTGAATAAAACAAATAATTTTATCTTAACTGTATCTGCAATCCTGCCGCATAAAAACTTAGATAGACTTATAAAAGCTTTTGCGATCCTGTTTGACAAATATAACTATAGGGGTAACCTGGTGATAATAGGGGATATTTTAGATTATAGTTATTATAAAACCCTTTTAAAAACAGCTTCAGACTTTTCTGTAGCTGGTAAAGTTGAGTTAACTGGGAAAATAACATATAATGAACTATCTGCTTTTTACAGAGAGGCTGATGCATTTGTTTTTACATCTATAGAAGAAACTTTCGGGCTTCCGTTATTAGAAGCAATGACTGCAGGAGTGCCCGTAGCCGCTTCTGATTGTGACCTTAATCCATCATTAAAAAATAAGTGTTTTAATCCATTTAAAGAAATTTGCGGTGACGCAATACGTTATTTTGATCCATTTGATCAAAATAATATCGCTGAAGAAGTTAGTAAAATATTGTTCAACGATGTTCTAAAAAAAGAATTAATAGAAAAAGGGTTATCAAGGGCTGCTTTGTTTTCCTGGGATAAAACTGCAATAAGCTTAATAAATGTTTTTAACAAATTAAACTAG
- a CDS encoding glycosyltransferase family 4 protein — translation MNILFVHQHYYPELVGTGRRATEMCELLVKKGHEITVLTSFPKRTYHLNKEEHTKYQEIHNGVNILRLNLIFTPKSNPILRMLSYFEFSIISLFKAISLRKEVDLCLSMTPLASGIPGALLNKFYNLPHHFDVTDILPALGVISGMLKNKLLIGILRNVELFVYRNTTTFSTVTESMGQYIQGCLKTKKEMICASDWVDVSLFNENKNKYCSELRDNYALNNKKVILFEGNVGKLQNLSIVIDIIKILDSKGIKDFVFLLIGDGIDLNNIKQLTKKENIDKIIFIGRVQREYIPSFLNISDILFSNYIDNTHLDMYVPGKMYEYISANKPIVMGARGECEKLLKENKIGIAAEPSNPAKLAEAITDILKNDGYKRINNEQLIKKYSSESVVDKLNNFLVHSYASRT, via the coding sequence ATGAACATTTTGTTTGTGCACCAACATTATTATCCGGAACTTGTCGGAACAGGGCGTAGAGCCACGGAGATGTGTGAATTGCTCGTTAAAAAAGGGCATGAAATAACTGTTCTAACTTCATTTCCGAAAAGAACCTATCACTTAAACAAGGAAGAGCACACCAAGTATCAAGAAATCCATAATGGAGTAAATATACTGAGGCTAAATCTGATTTTTACGCCTAAAAGCAATCCTATTTTAAGGATGTTGTCTTACTTTGAATTTTCTATCATTTCTCTGTTCAAAGCAATCAGTTTACGTAAAGAAGTTGATTTATGTTTATCAATGACACCTCTTGCTTCAGGAATTCCGGGTGCCTTGCTCAATAAATTCTACAATTTGCCGCACCACTTTGATGTCACGGATATTTTACCGGCACTTGGCGTAATTTCCGGAATGTTAAAAAACAAATTACTAATTGGCATCCTGCGAAATGTAGAGCTATTTGTTTACAGAAACACAACAACTTTTTCAACAGTTACTGAAAGCATGGGGCAATATATACAGGGATGCTTGAAAACAAAAAAAGAGATGATTTGCGCGTCTGATTGGGTTGACGTATCTCTTTTTAATGAAAACAAAAATAAATACTGTTCAGAACTGAGAGATAACTATGCACTGAACAACAAAAAAGTTATCTTGTTTGAAGGTAATGTCGGAAAATTACAAAATTTGAGCATTGTTATTGATATTATTAAAATTTTAGATTCTAAAGGAATTAAGGATTTTGTTTTTTTACTAATCGGGGACGGTATTGATTTAAACAATATAAAACAACTAACAAAAAAAGAAAATATTGATAAAATAATTTTTATCGGAAGGGTCCAAAGGGAGTATATTCCAAGCTTTTTAAATATCAGCGACATTCTTTTCTCAAATTACATTGATAATACGCACCTCGATATGTATGTTCCGGGAAAAATGTACGAATATATTTCAGCAAATAAACCAATTGTGATGGGGGCCAGAGGGGAATGTGAAAAATTACTCAAAGAAAACAAAATAGGTATAGCGGCAGAACCTTCAAATCCCGCTAAACTTGCAGAAGCGATAACAGATATCCTGAAAAATGATGGTTATAAAAGAATCAATAACGAGCAGTTGATAAAGAAATATTCTTCCGAGTCCGTCGTAGATAAACTAAACAATTTTTTAGTTCATTCGTATGCAAGCAGGACTTAA
- a CDS encoding SDR family oxidoreductase, which translates to MKILILGGSGMLGHRTYLKFKGKFDTYAAFRNFSHYKRYSIFEEKNVIDNFSTENIEHIKGTLSKIHPNCIINCIGITKQQKIADDPVQMITTNSLFPHILSSICEEADIKLIHISTDCVFSGEKGNYKEDDFSDAVDLYGRTKFLGEVRNMNNTLTIRTSIIGRELKTSLGLVEWFLNQKENMIKGFKNAVFSGFTTDALSDIFIDIIQNHSKISGLYNVSAEPINKFDLLNIIKNSFNVKTEIAAFDDFYCDRSLDSTKFRANTGFKPLLWQTMIDKLAIDTNQYNIWRNL; encoded by the coding sequence ATGAAAATCCTAATACTTGGCGGAAGCGGAATGCTGGGCCACAGAACATACCTTAAATTCAAAGGTAAATTTGACACTTATGCAGCCTTTAGAAATTTTTCACATTACAAAAGATATAGTATTTTCGAAGAGAAAAATGTTATTGACAACTTCTCAACCGAAAATATCGAACATATAAAAGGAACTTTATCAAAAATACACCCAAACTGCATTATTAACTGTATCGGCATAACCAAGCAGCAAAAAATTGCTGATGACCCGGTTCAGATGATTACAACGAATTCCTTATTTCCGCATATTTTAAGTTCAATATGTGAAGAAGCTGACATAAAATTAATACATATCAGCACCGACTGTGTTTTTTCCGGAGAAAAAGGGAATTATAAGGAAGATGATTTTTCGGATGCTGTTGATTTGTACGGAAGAACTAAATTTCTTGGCGAAGTAAGAAACATGAACAATACATTAACCATAAGAACATCTATAATCGGGAGGGAACTGAAAACCTCTCTGGGCCTGGTTGAATGGTTCTTAAACCAAAAAGAGAATATGATAAAAGGCTTCAAAAATGCTGTTTTTTCGGGTTTTACCACAGACGCATTATCAGATATCTTTATTGACATTATCCAAAACCATAGTAAAATAAGCGGATTATATAACGTTTCTGCCGAACCGATAAATAAGTTTGACCTTTTGAATATTATAAAAAATTCATTCAATGTAAAAACCGAAATTGCTGCATTTGATGATTTTTATTGCGACCGAAGCCTTGATTCTACAAAATTCAGAGCAAATACCGGTTTCAAGCCTCTTCTCTGGCAAACAATGATTGATAAACTTGCAATCGATACCAATCAATATAACATCTGGAGGAACTTATGA
- a CDS encoding polysaccharide biosynthesis protein translates to MIFEGKRILITGGTGSLGKTLVRRLLSGKDGKPKKIIVFSRDEAKQHQMRVDYKHKKFATDELIYHNFEELLEFWIGDVKDYHSVLSALRDVDIVFNAAALKQVPTCEYFPFEAVMTNIEGPQNIVRAIKENNLPIETVVGVSTDKACKPVNVMGMTKAIQEKIFINANLQSKKTRFICVRYGNVLASRGSVIPLFHEQILAGQDITITTEDMTRFLLPLDYAVDIIFAAVKKANPGETFIPRVLSANMMDIAKALIGKRKNKIKIIGIRPGEKIHEILVSDEEAYRTTTRGEYYVILPMLPELQNKNAGKTTFLTKEYSSGDNVMSTDETYELLKKFKLLLENDILTQEEEFLR, encoded by the coding sequence ATGATTTTCGAAGGAAAAAGAATTCTTATTACCGGGGGCACAGGTTCACTGGGTAAAACTCTTGTCCGAAGACTGCTATCAGGCAAGGATGGCAAACCAAAAAAAATAATCGTGTTTTCACGGGATGAAGCAAAACAGCACCAGATGCGTGTTGATTATAAACATAAAAAATTCGCTACTGATGAATTGATCTATCATAATTTTGAGGAATTACTTGAGTTTTGGATCGGCGACGTAAAAGATTATCACAGCGTCCTTTCAGCTTTAAGGGATGTTGATATAGTTTTCAATGCAGCAGCCTTAAAACAGGTTCCAACCTGCGAATATTTTCCGTTCGAGGCCGTAATGACAAACATCGAAGGCCCCCAAAACATTGTCCGGGCCATAAAAGAAAATAATCTGCCGATAGAAACCGTAGTAGGCGTTTCTACCGATAAAGCCTGCAAACCTGTGAATGTCATGGGTATGACAAAAGCAATCCAGGAAAAAATATTTATAAATGCAAATTTGCAGTCTAAAAAAACAAGGTTTATTTGTGTCAGGTATGGGAATGTACTGGCTTCGAGAGGTTCTGTAATCCCTTTATTTCACGAACAAATTCTAGCCGGGCAGGATATAACCATTACTACAGAAGATATGACAAGATTTTTGCTGCCGCTTGATTATGCCGTAGATATAATCTTTGCCGCCGTGAAGAAAGCAAATCCCGGAGAAACCTTTATCCCGCGCGTTCTTTCAGCAAATATGATGGATATTGCAAAAGCTCTTATAGGAAAAAGAAAAAATAAGATAAAAATAATTGGGATTAGGCCGGGAGAAAAAATCCACGAAATACTGGTTTCCGACGAAGAGGCTTACAGGACTACAACCAGGGGCGAATATTACGTAATACTCCCCATGTTACCCGAATTACAAAATAAAAACGCAGGCAAAACAACCTTCCTGACAAAGGAGTATAGTTCAGGAGACAACGTAATGTCAACGGATGAAACTTATGAATTATTGAAAAAATTTAAATTACTCTTGGAAAATGACATACTTACGCAAGAAGAGGAATTCCTAAGATGA
- the wecB gene encoding UDP-N-acetylglucosamine 2-epimerase (non-hydrolyzing), translating into MKIITILGTRPEIIRLSLIIGKLDKNSNHVLVHTGQNFTESLNTIFFDQLKVRKPDYFLNARGATIGEQISQIIERTEKVLVKEKPDALLILGDTNSGLSCIPAKRLHIPVYHMEAGNRCYNDKVPEEINRRIIDHSSDFLMPYTQRSKENLVREGIDRNKIFVTGNPINEVILRFKKQIDTNTILNKLKIKKDKYFLITMHRAENVDNNTNLKSLVNALEKLHSIYGYPIICSLHPRTADKMKKFNISITNKDIRFLTPMGFFEFIKLEQNAFCVLSDSGTVQEECSILMVPNVTMRDVTERPETLECGSNILSGLTVADIIQSVKLVANLKSKWSAPEEYKEKNVSDKVLRIIFSRFDF; encoded by the coding sequence ATGAAAATAATAACAATACTTGGTACGAGGCCGGAAATAATACGTTTAAGCTTAATAATTGGAAAATTAGATAAAAATTCAAACCATGTATTAGTTCATACAGGCCAAAATTTCACTGAATCCCTTAATACGATTTTCTTTGACCAGTTAAAAGTAAGAAAACCGGATTATTTTTTAAATGCAAGGGGAGCAACCATAGGAGAACAAATCAGCCAGATTATAGAAAGGACTGAAAAGGTGTTAGTTAAGGAAAAACCGGATGCATTGCTTATCTTGGGAGATACAAATAGCGGCCTTTCCTGCATCCCGGCCAAAAGGCTGCATATACCGGTTTATCATATGGAGGCAGGCAATAGGTGTTATAATGATAAAGTCCCTGAAGAAATCAACAGAAGAATTATCGACCATTCCAGTGATTTTCTCATGCCCTATACACAACGAAGCAAAGAAAACCTTGTGAGAGAAGGTATTGATAGAAATAAAATATTTGTAACCGGCAACCCTATTAATGAGGTAATTCTACGCTTTAAAAAACAGATTGACACAAACACTATACTAAATAAGTTAAAAATTAAGAAAGACAAGTATTTCTTGATAACAATGCACAGAGCTGAAAATGTCGACAATAATACCAATTTAAAGAGCTTGGTAAACGCATTAGAAAAACTGCATTCTATTTATGGGTATCCTATTATTTGCAGTTTGCATCCCAGAACCGCTGACAAAATGAAAAAGTTCAATATTTCGATAACAAACAAAGATATCCGTTTTTTAACGCCTATGGGTTTTTTTGAATTTATCAAGCTTGAGCAAAATGCTTTCTGCGTATTAAGCGATAGCGGGACTGTTCAGGAAGAATGTTCTATTTTGATGGTTCCAAATGTAACCATGCGTGATGTTACGGAAAGGCCAGAAACCCTGGAATGCGGAAGCAATATACTTTCCGGACTCACCGTAGCTGATATAATTCAATCTGTTAAATTAGTAGCAAATTTAAAATCCAAATGGTCTGCACCGGAAGAATATAAGGAAAAAAACGTTTCGGATAAAGTGTTAAGGATTATTTTCAGCCGGTTCGATTTCTAA
- a CDS encoding nucleotide sugar dehydrogenase, which yields MKLETIELLRDKVTNKTSTVGVIGLGYVGLPLLMLISKHGYKTYGFDVDNNKIESLKKHTSYIAHISEDRLAELVNFLPTSDFKLLKRCDIIVICVPTPTTETNEPDLSYIEQTGESVASNMRKGQLIVLESTSYPTTTRDVLKPILDSTKLKCGKDYFLAFSPEREDPGNKNFNTETITKVVGGIDKNSTELASLFYSKIINKVVVVSSCEIAESTKMLENTFRAVNIALVNELKMLFDRMGIDVWQVIEASKTKPFGFMPFYPGPGWGGHCIPVDPFYLSYIAKKYDYSTRFIELAGQINIKMPEYVVEKTIDALNQNKKQLKGSKILILGIAYKKDIGDQRESPAFKIIELLESKGAKVDYNDPFIPIVPKMRKFKISKSSINLNKNSLRKYDCVMILTNHTCYDYDMISRYSKLIIDTRNSIKTTSKKIIKA from the coding sequence ATGAAACTGGAAACAATTGAACTATTGAGAGATAAGGTTACTAACAAAACCTCAACTGTGGGAGTGATAGGACTGGGCTATGTCGGGTTACCTTTGTTGATGCTCATTTCAAAACACGGCTATAAAACCTACGGCTTCGATGTGGACAATAACAAAATCGAATCACTCAAGAAACATACAAGCTATATAGCTCATATTTCTGAAGACAGGCTAGCTGAGCTAGTGAATTTTTTGCCGACATCTGATTTCAAATTATTAAAACGCTGCGATATAATAGTAATTTGTGTGCCTACGCCTACAACAGAGACAAATGAGCCTGATTTGAGTTATATAGAGCAGACAGGTGAATCGGTAGCATCAAATATGCGTAAGGGCCAATTAATTGTTCTGGAAAGCACCTCGTATCCGACTACAACAAGAGATGTTTTAAAACCTATCCTTGATTCAACGAAATTGAAATGCGGGAAAGATTATTTCCTGGCTTTTTCTCCAGAAAGAGAAGACCCCGGCAACAAAAACTTTAATACTGAAACAATTACAAAAGTTGTCGGCGGAATTGACAAAAACTCGACAGAATTGGCTTCATTATTTTATTCAAAAATAATAAATAAAGTTGTTGTAGTCTCTTCTTGTGAAATAGCAGAATCAACCAAAATGCTCGAAAATACCTTTAGAGCCGTAAATATTGCCTTAGTAAACGAATTGAAAATGTTATTTGACCGCATGGGCATTGATGTTTGGCAGGTCATCGAAGCCTCAAAAACAAAACCATTCGGTTTTATGCCGTTCTATCCCGGCCCCGGTTGGGGCGGACACTGTATCCCCGTAGACCCGTTTTACCTTTCTTATATCGCCAAGAAGTATGATTATTCTACAAGATTTATAGAATTAGCCGGCCAAATTAATATAAAAATGCCTGAATATGTAGTAGAAAAAACGATTGATGCTTTAAATCAAAACAAAAAACAATTAAAGGGGTCTAAAATTTTGATTTTAGGTATAGCTTACAAAAAGGATATTGGTGATCAAAGGGAATCCCCTGCATTTAAAATAATTGAACTTTTGGAATCAAAAGGCGCAAAAGTTGATTATAATGATCCTTTTATTCCCATTGTGCCCAAAATGAGAAAGTTCAAAATTTCAAAATCATCGATTAATTTAAATAAAAACTCATTAAGAAAATATGACTGCGTTATGATATTAACCAATCACACTTGTTATGATTATGATATGATTTCGCGCTATTCTAAGCTCATCATCGATACAAGAAATTCTATAAAAACAACTTCCAAAAAAATAATTAAGGCATAA
- a CDS encoding O-antigen ligase family protein has product MAGTMGHPLVLSGYLVLVLPIAIWYIRGRNIILKSIPLLLISLTIFFSFSRSSWILSLMLMFFYFYTEKNEFFIRKWKLLLSLIIIITFFFLFTHSKPLFIERFGFQSLKSSIVHSHRSASYNTTWTVLKKYPFFGVGLGNYPIAHDFYRAEDSTEYLKTPDNVFLRFLCEIGLIGTAMFIMFIIYWLHVLWKHRMNSYIFAIFLGLSFFMLNQLVADLFYWLAPQFTFWMLLGIAVGNLKNNKTII; this is encoded by the coding sequence ATGGCAGGTACAATGGGACATCCTCTTGTTTTGTCCGGCTATTTAGTATTGGTGTTACCTATTGCAATATGGTACATCCGGGGGCGAAATATAATACTCAAGTCAATTCCTCTTCTTTTAATTTCATTAACAATTTTCTTTTCTTTCTCACGCAGTTCGTGGATTTTAAGTTTGATGCTAATGTTTTTTTACTTTTACACAGAAAAAAATGAATTTTTTATTAGAAAATGGAAGTTGCTGTTGTCATTAATAATCATTATAACCTTCTTTTTCTTATTTACGCATTCGAAGCCATTGTTTATAGAACGGTTTGGTTTCCAAAGTTTAAAATCTAGTATTGTGCACTCTCACCGTTCTGCTTCATACAATACAACCTGGACTGTATTAAAAAAATACCCTTTTTTTGGAGTAGGCCTGGGTAATTACCCAATAGCACATGACTTCTATAGAGCTGAGGATTCTACAGAATATTTAAAAACCCCTGATAACGTCTTTCTCAGATTTTTATGCGAAATAGGGCTTATAGGTACTGCTATGTTTATAATGTTCATTATTTATTGGCTTCACGTATTATGGAAACATCGAATGAATTCCTATATATTTGCCATATTTTTGGGCCTTTCATTTTTCATGTTAAATCAATTAGTAGCAGATTTATTTTATTGGCTGGCGCCTCAATTTACTTTTTGGATGCTTTTGGGTATCGCAGTGGGAAATTTAAAAAATAATAAAACCATAATTTAA
- a CDS encoding glycosyltransferase family 2 protein, whose amino-acid sequence MNADDISINIVNYNNIQFLQNCIKSIYENTKKINFSILIIDNFSSDNSIELIEKTFPTIKIIRNNKNIGFAKAQNTGFDKVDSRYILILNPDTLILDNSIEKMVLFLDRNPEAGIVGPIILNPDKSNQCTGITYPNNVNLLSETLFLDRFFPNNRIFGKHKKTFEPYRDTKQVDYLQGSCLMIRKKVIEEIGIFDEDFFMYFEETDFCYRAKRKGWSITRLGDCSIIHFGGGETGYYDEFRLLQYTRSLILFYKKHYSITAVLALKVILSLRNITRLILWLLIGLTLRNRRKESKSRLKGYFKSFKLLLD is encoded by the coding sequence ATGAACGCTGATGACATTTCAATAAACATTGTAAATTACAATAATATCCAGTTCCTGCAAAATTGCATAAAATCTATATATGAAAATACAAAAAAAATAAATTTTTCTATTTTAATTATAGATAATTTTTCTTCCGATAATTCCATTGAACTTATTGAAAAAACATTTCCGACCATAAAAATAATCAGAAACAATAAAAATATTGGTTTTGCCAAAGCGCAGAACACAGGATTTGACAAAGTTGACAGTAGGTATATTCTTATCTTAAATCCTGATACATTGATTCTGGATAATAGTATCGAAAAAATGGTTCTATTTTTAGACCGGAACCCGGAAGCTGGGATAGTCGGTCCAATTATTTTGAACCCTGATAAAAGCAACCAATGTACGGGAATTACCTATCCCAATAATGTTAATTTGTTATCTGAAACGCTTTTTTTGGACAGATTTTTTCCAAACAATCGTATCTTTGGAAAACACAAAAAGACATTCGAACCCTATAGAGATACTAAACAAGTTGATTATTTACAAGGCTCTTGCCTGATGATAAGAAAAAAAGTAATTGAGGAAATTGGTATTTTTGATGAAGATTTTTTCATGTACTTCGAAGAAACTGATTTTTGTTATCGCGCCAAAAGAAAGGGGTGGAGTATAACTCGTTTGGGAGATTGTTCAATAATACATTTTGGCGGCGGTGAAACAGGTTATTATGATGAATTCAGGCTTTTGCAATACACAAGGAGCCTTATTCTATTCTATAAAAAACATTACTCTATAACGGCTGTTTTAGCACTTAAAGTTATTTTATCATTAAGAAATATTACCAGGCTGATTTTATGGCTTTTAATCGGGCTCACCCTTAGAAACAGAAGGAAAGAATCGAAGAGCAGGCTAAAAGGATATTTCAAGTCCTTTAAATTGCTTTTGGATTAA
- a CDS encoding glycosyltransferase → MKNQFISIIIPTYNRRELLVSCIDSINRQNYSKEDFELIIVDDGSTVNINEFIKEYTEKMPFSTSIININRSGPAFARNTGVEKARGTIIAFTEDDIILDPNWLKTGSGCFINDEISAVEGITKYIDSNKPVRRLEKHYQLAFLPCNLMFRKSIFNELGGYDISFYDENMNIYFREDIELGFRLLESGYKAVVSPEMLAYHPRQYQTIKGAYDHAKRYYFDPFLCKKHNKLFRKMIEVKKIGIFTIKRPLHYLSLFSVLSFILAISFNARFMLLLLLLNVGICFKYKINNLPGYFEILPLPLYYVWHFLKGCFEFKSFRAVL, encoded by the coding sequence ATGAAAAATCAGTTTATTTCAATTATTATTCCAACATATAACAGAAGAGAGCTGCTAGTTTCGTGTATTGATTCTATAAACAGACAAAATTATTCAAAAGAAGACTTTGAGTTGATTATTGTTGACGACGGTTCAACTGTAAACATAAATGAATTTATAAAAGAATACACGGAAAAAATGCCGTTTTCTACTTCAATTATTAATATAAATCGTTCAGGACCGGCTTTTGCCAGAAATACGGGAGTAGAAAAAGCCAGAGGAACTATAATTGCTTTTACAGAAGATGACATAATCCTTGATCCAAACTGGCTGAAAACTGGGTCTGGCTGTTTTATCAATGATGAGATTTCAGCAGTTGAAGGAATTACAAAATATATCGATTCAAATAAACCTGTTAGAAGGCTTGAGAAGCATTACCAATTAGCTTTCCTGCCATGCAATCTTATGTTTAGAAAAAGTATTTTTAATGAATTGGGCGGATATGACATAAGTTTTTACGATGAAAATATGAACATTTATTTTCGTGAAGATATCGAGCTTGGATTCAGGCTGCTGGAATCAGGCTATAAAGCGGTCGTTTCTCCGGAAATGTTGGCGTATCACCCGCGACAATATCAAACTATTAAGGGCGCCTATGACCACGCTAAACGTTACTATTTTGACCCTTTTTTATGTAAAAAACATAACAAATTGTTCAGAAAAATGATTGAAGTTAAAAAAATCGGCATTTTTACAATTAAAAGGCCATTACACTATCTTTCACTGTTCTCGGTTTTATCCTTTATTCTTGCAATTTCTTTTAATGCCCGTTTTATGCTGCTTTTGTTGTTATTAAACGTTGGTATTTGTTTTAAATACAAGATAAATAATCTTCCCGGCTATTTTGAAATTTTACCATTGCCATTATATTACGTTTGGCATTTTTTAAAAGGATGTTTTGAATTCAAGTCTTTTAGGGCTGTCTTATGA